In Streptomyces capitiformicae, one genomic interval encodes:
- a CDS encoding HAD family hydrolase → MTTTIPALGTRTAEGSALQAVLLDMDGTLVDTEGFWWDVEVEIFAGLGYTLDETWRHVVVGGPMSRSAGFLIEATGADITLAELSVLLNDGFEARIGRTLPLMPGAARLLVELAAHGIPTALVSASHRRIIDRVLASLGPQHFALTVAGDEVERTKPHPDPYLLAAAGLGADPARCAVIEDTATGVAAAEAAGCHVVAVPSVAPITPAARRTVVTSLEEVDLPFLRGLMAATVN, encoded by the coding sequence ATGACCACGACGATCCCCGCGCTCGGAACCCGTACGGCCGAAGGCTCCGCCCTTCAGGCCGTGCTCCTCGACATGGACGGCACTCTGGTGGACACCGAGGGCTTCTGGTGGGACGTGGAGGTCGAGATCTTCGCCGGCCTCGGCTACACCCTCGACGAGACCTGGCGCCATGTCGTGGTCGGCGGCCCCATGAGCCGCAGCGCGGGTTTCCTGATCGAGGCCACCGGCGCCGACATCACTCTCGCCGAGCTGTCCGTACTGCTCAACGACGGCTTCGAGGCCCGCATCGGCCGCACCCTGCCGTTGATGCCGGGCGCGGCCAGACTCCTCGTCGAACTTGCCGCGCACGGCATCCCCACCGCTCTGGTCTCCGCCTCGCACCGGCGCATCATCGACCGCGTCCTGGCTTCCCTCGGCCCCCAGCACTTCGCGCTGACGGTCGCCGGCGACGAGGTGGAGCGGACCAAGCCGCACCCCGACCCGTACCTCCTGGCGGCCGCCGGGCTGGGCGCGGACCCGGCCAGATGCGCGGTCATCGAGGACACCGCGACCGGTGTCGCGGCCGCCGAGGCCGCGGGCTGCCATGTGGTCGCCGTCCCGTCCGTGGCCCCCATCACCCCCGCCGCCCGGCGCACCGTGGTGACCTCGCTGGAAGAGGTCGATCTGCCATTCCTGCGCGGCCTGATGGCGGCCACGGTCAATTGA
- a CDS encoding DUF6069 family protein: MSVASAAVPVRRGPLVVAGGVLAAIVVSSLANVVLAVLALALGAPDDFQPLMPGSYVFLTAVGVIAGAIGWVVVRKVSKDPEKLVRWLVPTVVVVSFVPDFLLFGAGGVVGVMALLLMHVAVAAAAVFAYRKVMPLS, translated from the coding sequence ATGTCTGTTGCCTCCGCGGCAGTCCCCGTCCGCCGTGGTCCGCTCGTTGTCGCGGGAGGGGTGCTCGCCGCGATCGTGGTGTCCTCACTGGCGAACGTGGTACTCGCCGTCCTCGCGCTGGCCCTGGGCGCGCCCGACGACTTCCAGCCGCTGATGCCCGGCTCGTACGTCTTCCTGACGGCGGTCGGCGTGATCGCGGGCGCCATCGGCTGGGTCGTGGTGCGCAAGGTGTCCAAGGACCCCGAGAAGCTCGTGCGTTGGCTGGTGCCGACCGTCGTCGTGGTCTCCTTCGTCCCCGACTTCCTGCTCTTCGGCGCCGGCGGGGTCGTCGGCGTCATGGCGTTGCTCCTGATGCACGTGGCGGTCGCGGCGGCCGCCGTGTTCGCCTACCGCAAGGTCATGCCGCTGTCGTAG
- a CDS encoding LCP family protein — protein sequence MSGTGKRRAGAGGGATRKGRTLGWVAGSCALLVLGVAGVGAWVYKDLDNNITGADVDNKLGGDRPVNLSPGSKNIMVVGSDSRDGANAKYGTDLTTMQSDTLMVLHVPANREWATVVSFPRDSWVEIAACDKGDGSTSSPHLAKINEAFAIGGASGEVAGAAACSIRTVEANTGLRIDSFMSVDFQGFKGMVDALDGIEVCPEQAIKDKKALLDMKAGCQTVGGETALGYVRTRYAVGDGSDIGRIGRQQEFMEALAAKAKSKLTSPTSLYDFLQSATKSLTTDEDLAGIDPLYDLASELKGIPSDRLTFLTVPNYPREADVPTDKANIVWQYPQAADLFTSLAKDKEVNKEQLQAQAKKDLVYASNVRVQVLNGTGVTGRAAAVADRLREAGFTVVGTGNAPETTGETTVTHPSDLAKHAKVLASRLPDTEATQAADAPAGVVTLVVGTDLDIDDLP from the coding sequence GTGAGCGGTACGGGAAAGCGACGCGCGGGTGCCGGAGGCGGGGCGACGCGGAAGGGCCGGACGCTGGGATGGGTCGCGGGAAGCTGCGCGCTGCTCGTCCTGGGGGTCGCGGGTGTCGGTGCCTGGGTGTACAAGGACCTGGACAACAACATCACCGGCGCCGACGTCGACAACAAGCTCGGCGGGGACCGTCCGGTCAATCTCAGCCCGGGCTCCAAGAACATCATGGTCGTCGGCTCGGACAGCCGTGACGGGGCGAACGCGAAGTACGGCACCGATCTGACCACCATGCAGTCGGACACGCTGATGGTGCTGCACGTCCCGGCGAACCGGGAATGGGCGACCGTGGTGTCGTTCCCGCGTGACTCCTGGGTCGAGATAGCGGCGTGCGACAAGGGCGACGGCAGCACGTCCAGCCCGCACCTCGCGAAGATCAATGAGGCGTTCGCGATCGGTGGTGCGAGCGGTGAGGTCGCCGGCGCGGCGGCCTGCTCGATCAGGACGGTCGAGGCCAACACCGGTCTGCGCATCGACAGCTTCATGTCGGTGGACTTCCAGGGCTTCAAGGGGATGGTCGACGCACTGGACGGCATCGAGGTCTGCCCCGAGCAGGCCATCAAGGACAAGAAGGCCCTCCTCGACATGAAGGCGGGCTGTCAGACCGTCGGCGGCGAGACGGCGCTCGGCTACGTACGGACCCGCTACGCCGTGGGCGACGGCTCCGACATCGGACGCATCGGACGTCAGCAGGAGTTCATGGAGGCCCTGGCCGCCAAGGCCAAGTCCAAGCTGACCAGCCCCACGTCGCTCTACGACTTCCTGCAGTCGGCCACCAAGTCCCTCACCACGGACGAGGACCTCGCCGGCATCGACCCGCTCTACGACCTCGCCTCCGAGCTCAAGGGCATCCCGAGCGACCGGCTGACCTTCCTGACCGTCCCCAACTACCCCCGCGAGGCCGACGTCCCCACCGACAAGGCCAACATCGTCTGGCAGTACCCGCAGGCGGCCGACCTGTTCACCTCCCTCGCCAAGGACAAGGAGGTCAACAAGGAGCAACTGCAGGCGCAGGCCAAGAAGGATCTGGTCTACGCTTCCAATGTGCGCGTCCAGGTCCTCAACGGCACCGGAGTCACGGGGCGTGCCGCGGCGGTCGCCGACCGGCTGCGCGAGGCCGGCTTCACCGTCGTCGGCACGGGCAACGCGCCGGAGACCACCGGCGAAACGACCGTGACCCACCCCTCGGATCTGGCCAAGCATGCGAAGGTCCTCGCCTCGCGGCTGCCCGACACCGAAGCCACCCAGGCCGCGGACGCCCCCGCGGGCGTCGTGACCCTGGTCGTCGGAACGGACCTCGACATCGACGACCTGCCCTGA
- a CDS encoding peptidoglycan-binding domain-containing protein, with translation MSEPTGPVCPQCGTSRAADGTPACSCGRRASDAHRESRTVEAAAAEDFDPVRIRPFVKVGDETEAIEDTEAIEDTEVVEDTEVVEDTERVDADDGVPTAVLEPAPGAPSLPDAHPPTATDPDRQRRRRRAMLATGAGAAALLVTGLIVGGLFSYETPSRDGSVSDDVRADLPEAAPENDAAAVSPSRTAPTPRPSETPSASPSATPSGSPVTPTGSADPTSPPSNGGTTATAAPAPTGSEEESSPVLRFGDSGPEVTELQLRLRQVGLYNGDIDGEYDRTVENAVRGYQLTRVLLDDESGVYGPTTRAALESETSEP, from the coding sequence GTGAGTGAACCGACAGGCCCTGTCTGCCCCCAGTGCGGTACGTCCCGGGCGGCGGACGGCACTCCGGCCTGTTCCTGCGGCCGACGCGCGTCCGACGCCCACCGCGAGAGCCGTACGGTGGAGGCGGCGGCCGCGGAGGACTTCGATCCGGTGCGCATACGCCCGTTCGTCAAGGTCGGTGACGAGACGGAGGCGATCGAGGACACGGAGGCGATCGAGGACACGGAGGTGGTCGAGGACACGGAGGTGGTCGAGGACACGGAGCGCGTGGACGCGGACGACGGCGTACCCACCGCCGTGTTGGAACCAGCCCCCGGCGCGCCTTCCCTTCCCGACGCGCACCCTCCAACCGCCACCGACCCGGACCGTCAGCGGCGGCGACGCCGCGCCATGCTCGCCACCGGGGCCGGAGCCGCCGCCCTCCTGGTGACCGGACTAATCGTCGGCGGCCTCTTCTCGTACGAGACGCCCTCGCGGGACGGCTCCGTGTCCGACGATGTGCGGGCGGACCTGCCGGAGGCGGCGCCCGAGAACGACGCGGCTGCAGTTTCCCCGTCCCGTACGGCTCCCACGCCGCGGCCGTCCGAGACCCCCTCCGCCTCGCCGTCCGCGACCCCGTCCGGGAGTCCGGTGACCCCGACCGGCTCGGCCGACCCGACCAGCCCTCCGTCCAACGGCGGCACGACCGCCACGGCGGCCCCCGCGCCGACGGGGTCGGAGGAGGAGAGCAGCCCCGTACTCCGCTTCGGCGACAGCGGGCCGGAGGTCACCGAACTCCAGCTCCGGCTGCGGCAGGTCGGGCTCTACAACGGAGACATCGACGGAGAGTACGACCGCACGGTCGAGAACGCGGTCCGCGGCTACCAGCTGACCCGCGTCCTTCTCGACGACGAGTCCGGCGTGTACGGCCCCACGACCCGAGCCGCCCTCGAATCCGAGACCTCGGAGCCCTGA
- a CDS encoding RICIN domain-containing protein, which translates to MNLTHPRSRPRALYTVAALALSVPVLFSGPAAAAVPTYSVYLQNTVTGLNAADSEGTVVAHNPRGNEDHQQWTPVAVSGGHQLRNADESGVCLGRSGTSAVTASCGADGTTWTITAAANSTYTVSVPGTSQYLTGTSSDSSAVQIGASGALARWHLTPVTHTTTAMPSADTRTLDQVTFLTSHNAYANGVDGNFASFPVSLFPNQSRGVGQQLTDGVRGFMLDTYTVSGQAVLCHNSCDGVSSPVPLATDLQRIVDFLKARPGEFATVFLEDYTASDVLRSSLTSVSGLSDVLYRPDQEGVATGGWPTMADLADRGKQLLIFSDRTRASDVSSGYATRDTFGVMYQREWTVENYWSMGGGIGGSDWSCYSRWGTSRPLTTDSTAFHPLFVMNHFRDYTISGTAGTDNGKLLNRTQNFCTPAARKKPNYLAVDRYDLGSPTPLTTVGNLNTYVLTPGQ; encoded by the coding sequence GTGAACCTGACCCACCCCCGTTCCCGCCCCCGTGCCCTGTACACAGTCGCCGCGCTGGCCCTGAGCGTGCCCGTCCTGTTCTCGGGCCCCGCCGCCGCGGCGGTCCCCACGTACTCGGTCTATCTGCAGAACACCGTCACGGGTCTCAACGCTGCCGACAGCGAGGGCACGGTCGTCGCGCACAACCCCAGAGGCAACGAGGACCACCAGCAATGGACGCCGGTCGCCGTGAGCGGCGGCCACCAGTTGCGGAACGCCGACGAGTCCGGGGTCTGTCTCGGGCGGAGCGGCACGTCGGCGGTGACGGCGAGCTGCGGTGCGGACGGCACGACGTGGACGATCACCGCCGCGGCGAACAGCACCTACACGGTGAGCGTGCCCGGGACCTCGCAGTACCTCACGGGGACGTCCTCCGACTCGTCGGCCGTGCAGATCGGGGCGAGCGGCGCTCTCGCCCGCTGGCATCTCACGCCGGTCACCCACACCACGACGGCGATGCCGTCCGCCGACACCCGCACCCTCGACCAGGTCACGTTCCTCACCTCGCACAACGCCTACGCCAACGGGGTCGACGGAAACTTCGCCTCGTTCCCCGTCAGCCTCTTCCCCAACCAGTCGCGCGGCGTCGGTCAGCAACTCACCGACGGCGTACGCGGGTTCATGCTGGACACGTACACCGTGTCGGGGCAGGCCGTGCTGTGTCACAACAGCTGTGACGGGGTCAGCAGTCCGGTACCGCTCGCCACGGATCTGCAACGCATCGTCGACTTCCTCAAGGCCCGTCCGGGCGAGTTCGCCACGGTCTTCCTGGAGGACTACACCGCCTCCGACGTGCTGAGGTCGTCCCTGACCTCGGTCAGTGGCCTGTCCGACGTGCTGTACCGGCCGGACCAGGAGGGCGTGGCGACCGGCGGCTGGCCGACGATGGCGGACCTCGCCGACCGGGGCAAGCAACTGCTGATCTTCAGCGACCGTACGCGCGCGAGTGACGTGTCCAGCGGTTACGCCACGCGCGACACCTTCGGTGTGATGTACCAGCGGGAGTGGACCGTCGAGAACTACTGGTCCATGGGCGGCGGGATCGGCGGCTCCGACTGGTCCTGCTACAGCCGCTGGGGCACGAGCCGGCCGCTGACCACGGACTCGACCGCCTTCCATCCGCTGTTCGTGATGAACCACTTCCGCGACTACACGATCAGCGGGACCGCCGGGACCGACAACGGCAAGCTCCTCAACCGCACCCAGAACTTCTGCACCCCCGCCGCCCGCAAGAAGCCCAACTACCTCGCCGTCGACCGCTACGACCTGGGTTCCCCCACCCCGCTCACGACCGTCGGCAACCTCAACACGTACGTCCTCACGCCGGGCCAATGA
- a CDS encoding TIGR01777 family oxidoreductase — MKIVIPGGTGQVGAILNRALTAAGHEVTVLTRRPAGRGEVPWDGETMGPWAEAIDGSDVVINLAGRSVSCRYTPANLQAMMDSRVHSTRVVGEAIAAAARPPRVWLQMSTATIYAHRFDAPHDEDTGVIGGTEPDVPGYWSFSVDIAKSWEREQEQADTSHTRKVALRSAMVMSPDRGGVFDVLLWMARLGLGGPVAGGAQYVSWIHDRDFVRAVEFLIDRDDATGPVNLAAPSPLPQRALMRALRAARGVPVGLPATKWMAEIGAFVLRTDTELLLKSRRVVPGRLLEAGFTFDHPEWPEAADDLVRRVRGRRDDSIRSEQTSTAAQRT, encoded by the coding sequence ATGAAGATCGTGATCCCCGGGGGAACCGGGCAGGTGGGCGCGATTCTGAACCGCGCACTGACGGCGGCCGGGCATGAGGTGACGGTGTTGACCCGGCGACCGGCCGGCCGGGGTGAAGTCCCTTGGGACGGGGAGACCATGGGGCCGTGGGCCGAGGCGATCGACGGCAGCGATGTCGTGATCAACCTGGCCGGCCGCAGCGTGAGCTGCCGCTACACCCCTGCCAATCTCCAGGCGATGATGGACTCGCGTGTCCACTCCACCCGGGTCGTCGGCGAGGCCATCGCCGCCGCGGCCCGGCCTCCCCGCGTCTGGCTGCAGATGAGCACCGCCACGATCTACGCCCACCGTTTCGACGCGCCCCATGACGAGGACACCGGTGTGATCGGCGGAACCGAACCCGATGTGCCGGGCTACTGGTCGTTCAGCGTCGACATCGCCAAGTCCTGGGAGCGGGAACAGGAGCAGGCCGACACCTCGCACACCCGCAAGGTGGCCCTGCGTTCGGCCATGGTGATGAGCCCCGACCGGGGCGGCGTGTTCGACGTCCTGCTGTGGATGGCGCGGCTCGGGCTCGGCGGCCCGGTCGCGGGCGGCGCGCAGTACGTGTCCTGGATCCATGACCGCGACTTCGTCCGGGCGGTCGAGTTCCTCATCGACCGGGACGATGCCACCGGCCCGGTGAACCTCGCTGCCCCCTCTCCCCTGCCGCAACGCGCTCTCATGCGCGCACTGCGTGCCGCCCGGGGCGTCCCGGTGGGGCTGCCCGCGACGAAGTGGATGGCCGAGATCGGCGCCTTCGTCCTGCGCACGGACACCGAACTGCTCCTGAAGAGCCGACGCGTCGTCCCCGGCCGCCTGCTCGAAGCGGGTTTCACCTTCGACCACCCCGAGTGGCCGGAGGCCGCCGACGACCTCGTACGGCGCGTGCGAGGGCGGCGGGACGACTCGATCCGATCCGAACAAACGTCCACGGCTGCGCAGCGGACGTGA
- a CDS encoding glycoside hydrolase family 16 protein produces MGLHAAPPRRRRAALLVPLGLMLLAVLLGVPRADGALGSADACHTTGTQLPRGDCGPFWQVLAEDFDGDRVPLGSFSDCDHHVDTSAAYCGGLSGEYRDNWWAYPTGWRDTADDRDRDVVGVYHPEDTVSVGPATNGDGRMYIRMWRPADGGPVHAAAVVPRAVMQMKYGKYSARIKVTRLAPGYKSAWLHYGGGCEMDHPEGEWTGDLTAFHHPCGGGEQGYFPGSDHWTEWHTVSTEWTPGHVRFFVDGRQTGHDTRNVPDRPLSWILQNESALQGPGAAPGSSAQLDITWVAAYAYGWK; encoded by the coding sequence ATGGGCTTGCACGCAGCACCGCCCCGTCGTCGACGCGCCGCCCTGTTGGTACCCCTGGGCCTCATGCTCCTGGCCGTGCTGCTCGGTGTCCCCCGTGCCGATGGAGCCCTCGGGTCGGCCGACGCCTGCCACACGACGGGCACCCAGCTGCCCCGGGGCGACTGCGGGCCGTTCTGGCAGGTCCTCGCGGAGGACTTCGACGGTGACCGGGTTCCGCTGGGCTCCTTCAGCGACTGCGATCATCACGTCGACACCTCCGCCGCGTACTGCGGGGGCCTGAGCGGCGAGTACCGCGACAACTGGTGGGCCTATCCGACCGGTTGGCGGGATACGGCCGACGACCGCGACCGGGACGTCGTGGGCGTCTACCACCCGGAGGACACGGTGAGCGTGGGTCCTGCGACGAACGGCGACGGCAGGATGTACATCCGCATGTGGCGGCCCGCCGACGGAGGTCCCGTCCACGCGGCGGCGGTGGTACCTCGTGCCGTCATGCAGATGAAGTACGGCAAGTACAGCGCCCGCATCAAGGTGACCAGGCTCGCTCCGGGATACAAGTCCGCCTGGCTGCACTACGGCGGGGGTTGCGAGATGGACCATCCCGAGGGCGAGTGGACCGGCGATCTCACCGCTTTCCACCATCCGTGCGGCGGAGGCGAACAGGGTTACTTCCCGGGGAGCGACCACTGGACGGAGTGGCACACCGTGTCGACCGAGTGGACGCCCGGCCATGTGCGGTTCTTCGTGGACGGACGGCAGACGGGACATGACACCCGGAACGTGCCGGACCGCCCCCTGTCCTGGATCCTGCAGAACGAGAGCGCCCTGCAAGGGCCCGGCGCGGCTCCGGGCAGCAGCGCTCAGCTCGACATCACCTGGGTCGCCGCCTACGCGTACGGATGGAAGTAG
- a CDS encoding IclR family transcriptional regulator gives MAAHDGPTLITSVQRAFRLLEAVSAHENGAPAKQLARETGLPLATAYHLLRTLVHDGYLRKLDDGGFILGDRLRALHTTGREQALLSRVRPTLAALRDELTTAAYLTFYEDGEIRVAEIVDSPRAPRVDLWVGFEDAGHATALGKSVLRELDEDSRKDYLSRHPLTDLTPRTITDPPELLRRLDSSPAAPAVTDLEEYSLGTVCVAVPVYSGGTLGSLGVSLPKDRLSRLEEIRGRLIPTASRVTRGLSLTI, from the coding sequence ATGGCTGCTCACGACGGCCCTACGCTCATCACGTCCGTGCAGCGGGCCTTCCGTCTGCTGGAGGCGGTGAGCGCGCACGAGAACGGCGCGCCGGCGAAACAGCTGGCACGTGAGACAGGGCTGCCGCTGGCCACCGCGTACCACCTGCTGCGGACCCTGGTCCACGACGGCTACCTGCGCAAACTGGACGACGGCGGATTCATCCTGGGCGACAGGCTGCGGGCGCTCCACACCACCGGCCGCGAGCAGGCGCTGCTCAGCCGGGTCCGTCCGACACTGGCCGCGCTGCGGGACGAGCTCACGACCGCCGCGTACCTGACCTTCTACGAGGACGGCGAGATCCGGGTCGCCGAGATCGTGGACAGCCCCCGGGCGCCCCGCGTGGACCTCTGGGTGGGGTTCGAGGACGCCGGGCACGCCACCGCACTGGGCAAGTCGGTGCTGCGGGAGCTGGACGAGGACTCCCGCAAGGACTACCTCTCCCGGCACCCCCTCACCGATCTCACGCCCCGGACGATCACCGACCCGCCGGAACTCCTCCGCCGCCTCGACTCCTCGCCCGCGGCCCCTGCCGTCACGGATCTGGAGGAGTACTCCCTCGGCACCGTCTGCGTCGCGGTGCCCGTGTACAGCGGGGGCACCCTCGGCTCGCTCGGCGTGTCGTTGCCGAAGGACCGGCTCTCCCGGCTGGAGGAGATCCGGGGACGGCTCATCCCGACCGCGAGCCGGGTGACCAGGGGTCTCTCGCTCACTATCTGA
- a CDS encoding PP2C family protein-serine/threonine phosphatase — protein sequence MSTTSARKRGAAQLASHTPVLPVLIVSVIVVVDLVGGAGLTWLPLLAAGPALAATTSGPRGVLCVGLLAGALAATLGVRDGAPGHDLASVLAALVAVTLASTLAGSLRGRRERVLAAVRSVAEAAQHALLQPVPATVGPFQVAVRYSAAAAEARIGGDLYALVPTPYGVRLIVGDVRGKGLPAVGTAALVLGVFREAAYEEPDLLAVVARIERSLARNLGSDDFVTAVVAGYPRSGSLEVVNCGHAPPLLVRGSGVVPVEPARPAPPLGLRALTDERPSLQVLPFADGDQLLLYTDGVTEARDHSREFYPLAERLGRHLSDEPARTLTALHTELLAHVGGRLEDDAALLLLRKPRKPAVSEAAVLEAAPAVSTDSAGRQLGDPVTR from the coding sequence ATGAGTACGACGTCGGCCCGGAAACGCGGTGCCGCACAGCTGGCCTCCCATACGCCCGTACTGCCCGTGCTGATCGTCTCCGTCATCGTGGTCGTCGACCTCGTCGGCGGAGCCGGGCTGACCTGGCTGCCGCTGCTCGCCGCCGGTCCCGCACTGGCCGCCACCACGAGCGGGCCGCGCGGAGTCCTCTGCGTCGGTCTCCTCGCCGGGGCGCTGGCCGCGACGCTCGGTGTACGGGACGGAGCGCCGGGTCACGATCTCGCCTCCGTCCTGGCCGCCCTGGTGGCCGTCACCCTGGCAAGTACCCTGGCCGGCTCGCTGCGCGGGCGTCGCGAGCGTGTACTCGCGGCCGTGCGCTCGGTCGCGGAGGCCGCCCAACACGCGCTGCTGCAACCCGTACCGGCGACCGTCGGCCCGTTCCAGGTGGCCGTCCGCTACAGCGCGGCGGCCGCGGAGGCCCGTATCGGCGGGGATCTCTACGCGCTGGTGCCCACCCCGTACGGGGTCCGACTGATCGTCGGCGATGTGCGCGGCAAGGGGCTGCCTGCCGTGGGGACCGCCGCCCTGGTGCTCGGGGTCTTCCGCGAAGCGGCCTACGAGGAGCCCGATCTCCTCGCCGTCGTCGCCAGGATCGAGCGAAGTCTGGCGCGCAACCTCGGCAGCGACGACTTCGTCACCGCGGTGGTCGCCGGCTACCCCCGGTCGGGGTCCCTGGAAGTGGTCAACTGCGGACACGCTCCCCCACTGCTCGTGCGCGGATCGGGGGTCGTGCCGGTGGAACCCGCCCGTCCGGCCCCGCCCCTCGGGCTGCGCGCCCTCACCGACGAGCGCCCCAGCCTCCAGGTGCTGCCCTTCGCCGACGGTGATCAGCTGCTGCTCTACACCGACGGGGTCACGGAGGCCCGCGACCACAGCCGTGAGTTCTATCCGCTCGCCGAGCGGCTGGGGCGGCACCTCTCCGACGAGCCGGCGCGGACACTCACCGCGCTCCACACCGAACTGCTGGCGCATGTGGGCGGCCGACTGGAAGACGACGCGGCGCTGCTCCTGCTCCGCAAGCCGCGCAAACCGGCCGTTTCCGAAGCGGCCGTCCTCGAAGCGGCGCCCGCGGTGTCGACGGACTCCGCGGGCCGGCAGCTCGGCGACCCAGTGACTCGGTGA
- a CDS encoding VOC family protein, with translation MLTTEFRTGSPNWIDLGSPDPALVATFYGDIFGWAFVSAGPDAGGYAFFQKDGKNVAALGPLTEEGAHSAWTTYFKTDDIQETARQVVEGGGAVRAEPMDVMGEGWMAQFTDPQGTPFAVWQPGKTKGLEKTSEDNTLLWVELHVQDPVSALAFYKGLFGWRSEEMPAPGMTYRVLSVEEGDQQDASFGGVAPLQAGQHKARWMPYFAVADADDIARAVEEGGGSVLIPAADVPEVGRIAWLADPCGAEFAVLKPNPRQA, from the coding sequence ATGCTCACCACCGAGTTCCGTACCGGATCGCCCAACTGGATCGATCTCGGCAGTCCCGACCCGGCCCTGGTCGCCACCTTCTACGGCGACATCTTCGGCTGGGCCTTCGTCTCCGCCGGGCCCGACGCCGGCGGGTACGCGTTCTTCCAGAAGGACGGCAAGAACGTCGCCGCCCTCGGGCCGCTGACCGAGGAGGGCGCCCACTCGGCCTGGACGACGTACTTCAAGACCGACGACATCCAGGAGACCGCCCGCCAGGTCGTCGAGGGCGGTGGTGCCGTACGCGCCGAGCCCATGGACGTCATGGGGGAGGGGTGGATGGCCCAGTTCACCGACCCCCAGGGCACGCCGTTCGCCGTATGGCAGCCCGGGAAGACCAAGGGCCTGGAGAAGACGTCCGAGGACAACACTCTTCTGTGGGTCGAACTGCACGTCCAGGACCCGGTCAGTGCTCTCGCCTTCTACAAGGGTCTGTTCGGCTGGCGGTCCGAGGAGATGCCGGCACCCGGGATGACCTACCGGGTGCTCAGCGTCGAGGAAGGCGACCAGCAGGACGCTTCCTTCGGTGGCGTGGCGCCCCTCCAGGCGGGGCAGCACAAGGCCCGCTGGATGCCGTACTTCGCCGTCGCCGATGCCGATGACATCGCCCGGGCGGTGGAGGAGGGCGGCGGATCCGTGCTCATTCCTGCCGCCGACGTGCCCGAGGTCGGCCGGATCGCCTGGCTGGCCGACCCCTGCGGCGCGGAGTTCGCCGTACTGAAGCCGAACCCGCGCCAGGCCTAG
- a CDS encoding substrate-binding domain-containing protein, whose product MQGNRTAVPGAFKVRLCALLVTATALAGCERGSSDDPESSPTGASGCPAVHAEARAAVIRAEDTDVPWDGPTSGPAAVSRRTIVYVAQTMTNPGVAGAAKGVREAARVIGWNVRVIDGGGTPAGIQAAMSEAVALRPAGIVIGGFDPNATSRQVARANAADIPLIGWHAVAAPGPSEQPRLFTNVTTRVEDVAAISAQWIISDSGGRGGVVVITDASIPFAKHKSDLIRKELATCRDVRLLSYENIPIPDASTRTPREISSLLSRFQDRWTHSVAINDLYFADAAPAFRAAGTPGSGPPFNIGAGDGDPSAFQRINSRQYQAATVPEPLSQQGWQIVDEFNRAFSGSPASGYAAPVHITTADNSDGATTWDPAGYREAYREIWGR is encoded by the coding sequence TTGCAAGGCAACCGCACAGCCGTCCCCGGCGCCTTCAAGGTCAGGCTCTGTGCCCTGCTGGTGACGGCGACCGCCCTCGCCGGCTGCGAACGCGGCTCGTCGGACGACCCCGAGTCATCCCCCACGGGCGCGAGTGGCTGCCCGGCCGTCCACGCCGAGGCCCGGGCCGCCGTCATCCGGGCCGAGGACACCGACGTCCCCTGGGACGGGCCGACCAGCGGCCCCGCGGCGGTCTCCCGCAGGACCATCGTCTACGTCGCCCAGACCATGACCAACCCCGGAGTCGCGGGCGCCGCGAAAGGCGTGCGGGAAGCCGCGCGCGTCATCGGTTGGAACGTCCGGGTCATCGACGGCGGAGGCACACCCGCCGGCATCCAGGCGGCGATGAGCGAGGCCGTGGCCCTCCGGCCCGCCGGCATCGTCATCGGCGGCTTCGACCCCAACGCGACATCACGACAGGTGGCGAGGGCCAACGCGGCGGACATCCCGCTCATCGGCTGGCACGCGGTCGCCGCGCCCGGCCCCAGTGAGCAGCCGCGGCTCTTCACCAACGTCACCACCCGCGTCGAGGACGTGGCCGCGATCAGCGCGCAGTGGATCATCTCGGATTCGGGCGGCCGCGGCGGCGTCGTGGTCATCACCGACGCCTCGATCCCCTTCGCCAAGCACAAGTCCGACCTGATCCGCAAGGAACTCGCCACCTGCCGGGATGTTCGACTGCTCTCGTACGAGAACATCCCGATCCCGGACGCGAGCACCCGCACCCCGCGCGAGATCTCCTCGCTGCTCTCCCGGTTCCAGGACAGATGGACCCACTCGGTCGCCATCAACGACCTGTACTTCGCCGACGCCGCCCCCGCCTTCCGCGCCGCCGGCACTCCGGGCTCCGGTCCGCCCTTCAACATCGGCGCGGGTGACGGCGACCCGTCCGCGTTCCAGCGCATCAACAGCAGGCAGTACCAGGCCGCCACCGTGCCCGAGCCGCTGTCCCAGCAGGGCTGGCAGATCGTCGACGAGTTCAACCGGGCCTTCTCCGGCAGCCCCGCCAGCGGGTACGCGGCCCCCGTGCACATCACCACGGCGGACAACAGCGACGGCGCCACGACCTGGGATCCGGCGGGCTACCGGGAGGCGTACCGCGAGATCTGGGGCAGGTGA